The following are encoded in a window of Halorubrum aethiopicum genomic DNA:
- a CDS encoding heavy-metal-associated domain-containing protein, whose amino-acid sequence MTTTITVEGMSCGHCEQTVEEALEEVSGVTSVTVDRESEQASVDGEAEVTALVAAVEDAGYTAHA is encoded by the coding sequence ATGACGACGACCATCACCGTGGAAGGAATGTCGTGCGGCCACTGTGAGCAGACGGTCGAAGAGGCCCTTGAAGAGGTCTCTGGCGTGACTTCCGTGACCGTCGACAGGGAGAGTGAACAGGCAAGCGTCGACGGTGAGGCAGAGGTCACGGCCCTCGTGGCGGCCGTCGAAGACGCAGGATACACCGCTCACGCCTGA
- a CDS encoding universal stress protein: MYDRILLSTDGTVASKEAATHALELAAAHNAVLHVLFVVDEDVVTAYSGDEYVDEAEGPEHGLEEHGEETLSELRRRAAETDVDVDMSMQHGRPAETIVNHADDCDADLLVLGTKRRPDEYRALLGSVTDRVLRLTTRPATVVKTEVSE; the protein is encoded by the coding sequence ATGTACGATCGAATTCTCCTGTCGACCGATGGAACTGTCGCATCTAAAGAGGCTGCAACGCACGCACTCGAGCTCGCAGCCGCTCACAACGCAGTTCTTCACGTGCTCTTTGTCGTCGACGAGGATGTCGTGACTGCGTACAGCGGGGACGAGTACGTCGACGAGGCTGAAGGTCCTGAACATGGCCTCGAAGAACACGGCGAGGAGACGCTTTCGGAACTCCGACGTCGAGCCGCAGAGACTGATGTCGACGTCGATATGTCGATGCAACATGGCCGCCCCGCTGAAACTATCGTGAATCACGCAGACGACTGTGACGCCGATCTCCTCGTGCTCGGCACCAAACGCCGGCCGGACGAATATCGTGCGTTGCTCGGAAGTGTCACTGACCGCGTTCTCCGATTGACGACGCGTCCGGCAACCGTCGTGAAAACTGAAGTCAGCGAGTAG
- a CDS encoding DUF7521 family protein has product MEHTLFVIGKLFTTALALVIAYQAYRGYQRNHTQLLLYVAAGFALVGLGGLLEGVLFEILEVSIFEAGFVAALVTAAGMLSILYALYAPNP; this is encoded by the coding sequence ATGGAACACACGTTATTCGTCATCGGCAAGCTGTTCACGACCGCCCTGGCACTGGTGATCGCCTACCAGGCCTATCGCGGATACCAACGGAATCACACGCAGTTACTCCTGTACGTCGCCGCTGGCTTCGCGCTGGTCGGTCTTGGTGGCCTCCTCGAAGGCGTGCTCTTCGAGATCCTCGAAGTGTCGATCTTCGAAGCAGGATTCGTCGCAGCACTCGTCACCGCCGCCGGGATGCTGTCGATTCTCTACGCCCTGTATGCCCCGAACCCCTGA
- a CDS encoding SHOCT domain-containing protein produces MALTHATVSDAMMWSWHDGMWNDGHMAGWGSWGWGMMLFGLLWMALLIAVPVYLVYWLGSRSQSNGPAEDSALTVLQERYARGEIDDEEFDRRRARLTPDDGR; encoded by the coding sequence ATGGCGCTAACACACGCGACCGTCTCGGATGCAATGATGTGGAGCTGGCACGACGGTATGTGGAACGACGGCCACATGGCCGGCTGGGGTAGCTGGGGCTGGGGGATGATGCTGTTCGGGCTCCTGTGGATGGCACTCCTCATCGCCGTCCCGGTGTATCTCGTCTACTGGCTGGGATCCCGGTCGCAATCGAACGGCCCCGCCGAGGATAGTGCACTCACCGTTCTCCAAGAGCGGTACGCCCGTGGCGAGATCGACGACGAGGAGTTCGACCGCCGTCGCGCCCGTCTCACACCAGATGATGGACGGTAG
- a CDS encoding DoxX family protein, producing MSTLDSGMNQLESRVGGLTVGGKVHSLSAWFVLALRLMMGYAFAYSGFTKITGEFAAGGYLSNVAATNGNPLAGMFAWMGSTPWFVEFANVAVPWGELFIGLGLLVGALVRLAAFFGALMMLMFYFGNWDMGHGFINGDFAYMLVFLAVAAFAAGRILGLDQYIENYDVGGETLVERYPALEYILG from the coding sequence ATGTCCACACTCGACTCCGGCATGAACCAGCTTGAGAGCAGAGTCGGCGGGCTGACCGTCGGCGGGAAAGTCCACAGCCTCAGCGCGTGGTTCGTTCTCGCGCTTCGCCTTATGATGGGCTACGCGTTCGCCTACTCCGGCTTCACGAAGATCACCGGTGAGTTCGCCGCCGGCGGCTACCTGTCGAACGTTGCGGCGACGAACGGCAACCCGCTCGCGGGGATGTTCGCGTGGATGGGTTCGACGCCGTGGTTCGTTGAGTTCGCGAACGTCGCCGTGCCGTGGGGCGAGCTGTTCATCGGCCTCGGCCTGCTTGTCGGCGCGCTCGTCCGCCTCGCGGCGTTCTTCGGCGCGCTGATGATGCTCATGTTCTACTTCGGGAACTGGGACATGGGCCACGGGTTCATCAACGGCGACTTCGCGTACATGCTCGTGTTCCTCGCGGTCGCCGCGTTCGCCGCGGGCCGCATCCTGGGCCTCGACCAGTACATCGAGAACTACGACGTCGGCGGCGAGACGCTCGTCGAGCGCTACCCCGCCCTCGAATACATCCTCGGCTAA
- a CDS encoding amidohydrolase family protein produces the protein MTADIAIHDAFVLTVDAQNRLYERGTVLIEDGAITEVRTSRGDDANTAADCIIDGAGKLVMPGLVNAHTHLELTPMVGAFSDLSMAELMGNMTAIYGEIADGEYDYLTGAGYELAALNFLAGGVTTVNSQDVRPSAGAETFGEAGLRGFFGPALSDLFWDVPVDEQFDRAREFIDEYHETYNGRIRATINPHDDWSCTRTLWERAADLADEYPDLLVHTHLLELEESNTMARSNGAKDSLDLLDDVGLLDERLVAAHYRMADDQDIRRTADAGAAVAHCPSIFCYWNPGPDVQWTPVPELRAAGVDVGLGIDDHYWHDSYNLFGEARQARLAANLKRSAGQFHSMELVRMLTIEGARALGVGDKIGSIEPGKRADVILLNLDQPKFTPVTNIPAHVANNAVPGDVTTTIVDGEILLRDGDVRTMDADAVRDRVQTAIERFKSETDWDLDSGGSDPPGAMSVARDLPKRGPAQLLGRLAFQSIKDTFPL, from the coding sequence GAAGATGGGGCCATCACCGAGGTCCGGACTTCCCGGGGCGACGACGCGAACACAGCAGCTGACTGCATCATCGACGGTGCAGGAAAACTGGTGATGCCAGGACTGGTCAACGCCCACACGCATCTCGAGTTGACGCCGATGGTCGGCGCGTTCAGCGACCTCAGCATGGCCGAACTCATGGGGAATATGACGGCTATCTACGGGGAAATCGCAGACGGAGAGTACGACTACCTCACCGGAGCCGGGTACGAACTCGCGGCGCTCAATTTCCTCGCCGGCGGCGTCACCACTGTCAACTCCCAAGATGTCCGGCCGAGCGCGGGCGCCGAAACGTTCGGCGAAGCGGGACTTCGCGGATTTTTCGGACCGGCACTCTCCGATCTCTTCTGGGACGTTCCCGTCGACGAGCAGTTCGACCGCGCTCGCGAATTCATCGACGAGTACCACGAGACGTACAACGGCCGAATCCGAGCGACGATTAACCCCCACGACGACTGGTCGTGTACCCGCACGCTGTGGGAGCGCGCTGCGGACCTCGCGGACGAATACCCCGACCTGCTCGTTCACACGCATTTGCTTGAGCTTGAGGAGAGTAACACGATGGCGCGGTCGAACGGTGCGAAAGACTCGCTCGACCTGCTCGACGACGTCGGCCTCCTCGACGAACGACTGGTGGCTGCTCATTATCGCATGGCCGACGACCAGGACATCCGACGGACCGCAGACGCGGGTGCAGCGGTCGCACATTGTCCGTCGATATTCTGCTACTGGAACCCGGGCCCCGACGTGCAGTGGACGCCGGTACCGGAACTCCGGGCGGCGGGCGTCGACGTTGGACTGGGTATCGACGACCACTACTGGCACGATTCGTACAACCTGTTCGGCGAGGCGCGGCAGGCTCGACTCGCGGCGAACCTCAAGCGCTCGGCCGGGCAGTTCCACTCGATGGAGTTAGTGCGGATGCTCACCATCGAAGGGGCACGCGCGCTGGGCGTCGGTGACAAAATCGGGAGTATCGAGCCCGGCAAGCGGGCCGACGTCATTTTGCTCAACCTCGACCAACCCAAATTCACGCCGGTGACGAATATTCCCGCGCACGTCGCCAACAACGCAGTCCCCGGCGACGTCACGACGACCATCGTAGACGGCGAGATACTGCTGCGGGATGGCGACGTGAGGACGATGGACGCCGACGCCGTACGCGACCGTGTGCAGACGGCTATTGAGCGCTTCAAGTCGGAGACAGACTGGGACCTCGATAGCGGTGGGAGTGACCCACCGGGCGCGATGAGCGTTGCCCGCGACCTCCCCAAGCGGGGTCCCGCGCAGTTACTCGGCCGCCTTGCGTTCCAGTCAATCAAAGATACCTTCCCCCTCTGA
- a CDS encoding ArsR/SmtB family transcription factor, translating into MTEEADPSDIFATLDDEYARDILVATKTDRLSAKELSEECDMSRPTVSRRVTRLVEQGLLEEYTHVDPGGRHYSEYEARLERVEVLLQAEGFDVQIDVRPDPADRITSIFEEMRGD; encoded by the coding sequence GTGACTGAGGAGGCCGACCCGTCGGACATCTTCGCCACGCTCGACGACGAGTACGCCCGCGACATCCTCGTGGCGACGAAGACCGACCGCCTGTCTGCGAAGGAACTCAGCGAGGAATGCGACATGTCACGTCCGACCGTCTCGCGCCGGGTCACCCGCCTCGTCGAGCAGGGCCTCCTCGAAGAGTACACGCACGTCGACCCGGGCGGCCGGCACTACAGCGAGTACGAAGCGCGTCTCGAACGCGTCGAAGTGCTCCTGCAGGCGGAGGGGTTCGACGTGCAGATCGACGTCCGGCCGGACCCCGCCGACCGGATCACGTCCATCTTCGAGGAGATGCGGGGAGACTGA